From Paraburkholderia fungorum, the proteins below share one genomic window:
- a CDS encoding GntR family transcriptional regulator: MSDAIDGFPLDAPARNPLLPAAPPRESTSRVIAEALRAAIVDGTLAPGAPLRQDAIARHFSVSAIPVREALRQLESEGWARAAVHKGATVAPLSADEAREIYEIRSALESLALGLAIPNHSAATLRECAALCRAAEREANPSLYVERNAAFHMSLYAPAGRPQLADMIGMLHRRGERYLRLKFGLPSYKGESDNEHAALLDAVERRDIPAAQSLVVAHLLGTGDLLHRFLTERAQAETALANQPKPRGRRPRNTTGS; this comes from the coding sequence ATGAGCGACGCAATAGATGGTTTTCCCCTGGACGCCCCGGCACGCAACCCGCTTCTGCCGGCTGCGCCGCCGCGCGAGAGCACGTCCCGCGTGATCGCGGAGGCGTTGCGCGCGGCGATTGTCGATGGCACGCTGGCGCCCGGCGCGCCGCTGCGGCAGGACGCAATTGCGCGGCACTTCTCGGTCAGCGCGATTCCCGTGCGCGAGGCGCTGCGCCAGCTCGAAAGCGAAGGCTGGGCGCGCGCCGCCGTGCATAAAGGCGCAACGGTCGCGCCTTTATCGGCGGACGAAGCGCGCGAAATCTACGAGATCCGTTCCGCGCTCGAAAGCCTCGCCCTTGGCCTTGCCATTCCCAATCACAGCGCGGCGACGCTGCGCGAATGCGCCGCGCTGTGCCGCGCCGCCGAGCGCGAAGCGAACCCGTCGTTATATGTCGAGCGCAATGCCGCATTCCATATGAGCCTGTATGCACCGGCCGGGCGTCCGCAACTCGCGGACATGATCGGCATGCTGCATCGGCGCGGCGAAAGATACTTGCGGCTCAAGTTCGGCTTGCCGTCGTATAAGGGCGAGTCAGACAATGAACATGCCGCGCTGCTCGACGCTGTGGAACGCCGCGACATTCCTGCCGCACAATCGCTGGTCGTCGCGCATCTGCTCGGCACCGGCGACCTGCTCCATCGTTTCCTGACCGAACGCGCGCAAGCTGAAACCGCGCTTGCGAATCAACCGAAGCCGCGCGGCCGACGTCCGCGCAACACCACCGGGAGCTGA
- a CDS encoding MFS transporter: MSSLTDRSTVARRRTPLNRSQIVGFWGAWAGWTLDGMDSFIYALVLAPALTELLPRSGFAATPQNVGLAGSILFALFLVGWGLSFIWGPLADRFGRTKVLAGTIFTFAIFTGLAATSTNVWELGIYRFIAGVGIGGEWALAGTYVAEAWPEDRRKMGAGYLQTGYYAGFFLAAALNYTIGVHFGWRAMFLTGAIPVVVAILILLRVKEPEKWQKAEARTVQSKPLREILGPMYRRRTWVACILLTIAIIGLWAGAVYEPTAVIQLATRAGMGKADAIRTASLATGLLSIATILGCLALPPIAERIGRKKTLAIYFAGMAVSIVGSFGWAFYLPNGLGPFIAWLCVLGFFGGNFALFSLWLPEQFETRVRATAFAFCTSFGRFVGAGVNFLLGAAVLHMHTLGVPVALTAIAFVVGLFVIPFAPETKGEVLPQ; this comes from the coding sequence ATGAGTTCATTAACCGACCGCTCGACGGTCGCGCGGCGTCGAACGCCGCTCAATCGTTCGCAGATCGTAGGATTTTGGGGGGCGTGGGCCGGCTGGACGCTCGATGGCATGGACTCGTTCATCTATGCGCTGGTCCTCGCACCGGCCTTGACCGAACTACTGCCGCGCTCGGGTTTTGCGGCCACGCCCCAGAACGTCGGGCTGGCCGGGTCGATCCTGTTCGCGCTGTTTCTCGTGGGGTGGGGGCTGTCGTTCATCTGGGGGCCGCTCGCCGACCGGTTCGGACGCACCAAGGTGCTGGCCGGCACCATCTTCACGTTTGCGATTTTCACGGGACTCGCCGCGACCTCGACGAACGTGTGGGAACTCGGCATCTACCGCTTCATTGCGGGGGTGGGGATCGGCGGCGAGTGGGCGCTGGCCGGGACCTATGTGGCCGAAGCGTGGCCGGAGGACCGGCGCAAGATGGGCGCGGGTTATCTGCAGACGGGTTATTACGCGGGCTTCTTTCTCGCGGCGGCGCTCAATTACACGATCGGCGTGCACTTTGGCTGGCGCGCGATGTTCCTGACCGGCGCGATTCCGGTCGTGGTCGCGATCCTGATCCTGCTGCGCGTGAAGGAGCCGGAGAAGTGGCAGAAGGCCGAAGCGCGCACGGTCCAAAGCAAGCCGTTACGTGAGATTCTCGGGCCGATGTACCGGCGCCGCACCTGGGTCGCGTGCATTCTGTTGACGATTGCGATCATCGGCCTGTGGGCCGGCGCGGTGTACGAGCCGACCGCGGTGATTCAACTGGCGACCCGCGCGGGCATGGGCAAGGCCGATGCGATCAGAACGGCGTCGCTGGCAACTGGATTGCTGTCGATCGCGACCATTCTCGGTTGCCTCGCGTTGCCGCCGATCGCCGAGCGCATCGGCAGAAAGAAGACGCTGGCGATTTATTTCGCGGGGATGGCGGTGTCGATCGTCGGCAGTTTCGGCTGGGCGTTCTATCTGCCTAACGGGCTCGGGCCGTTTATCGCGTGGCTGTGCGTGCTGGGATTCTTCGGCGGCAATTTCGCGCTGTTCAGCCTGTGGCTGCCGGAGCAGTTCGAAACCCGGGTTCGCGCGACGGCGTTTGCGTTCTGCACGTCGTTCGGACGGTTTGTCGGCGCGGGCGTGAACTTCCTGCTCGGCGCGGCGGTGCTGCATATGCATACGCTCGGCGTACCGGTCGCGTTGACGGCGATTGCGTTCGTCGTCGGCCTGTTCGTGATTCCGTTCGCGCCGGAAACGAAGGGCGAAGTGTTGCCGCAGTGA
- a CDS encoding DMT family transporter, protein MSLTSRQQGAITLASGGLLMGTIGVFVEEARLGALTLVFFRCLFGFMSLAAYCAWKGYFTRAHFTRRTIVLALISGVLMVTQWVGFFDAIHRTSIAVATVVFHVQPFWVVLIGAALFNERLGMDRLGWIATAFVGLVLASGVAATDNWQGHSGYLIGIGEALLGSLLYATVTLIAKGLGELRPHLLALVQCAVGVVCLPFIAPLTAVHIGPMQWFWLVGMGVLHTGLSYVLIYGALPKLTTPVIAVLLFVYPLTAIVVDAVVYGRALSMPQLAGMALIVVASLGVNLGWPLLSLLRSGTRTRRHAD, encoded by the coding sequence ATGTCCCTCACCTCACGTCAACAGGGCGCCATCACGCTCGCCAGCGGCGGGCTTCTGATGGGCACGATCGGTGTTTTCGTCGAGGAAGCGCGGCTCGGCGCGCTGACGCTGGTGTTCTTCCGCTGCCTGTTCGGTTTTATGTCGCTGGCCGCGTATTGCGCGTGGAAAGGCTATTTCACGCGAGCGCATTTCACGCGACGCACCATCGTGCTCGCGCTGATCTCCGGCGTGCTGATGGTCACGCAGTGGGTCGGTTTCTTCGACGCGATTCATCGCACGAGTATTGCGGTGGCGACGGTCGTGTTTCATGTGCAGCCGTTCTGGGTCGTGCTGATCGGCGCGGCGCTTTTCAACGAGCGTCTGGGGATGGACCGGCTCGGCTGGATCGCGACGGCGTTCGTCGGTCTGGTGCTCGCGTCGGGCGTCGCGGCCACCGACAACTGGCAGGGCCATTCGGGTTATCTGATCGGGATCGGCGAGGCATTGCTCGGCTCGCTGCTGTACGCAACCGTCACGCTGATCGCCAAAGGACTCGGCGAATTGCGGCCGCATCTGCTGGCGCTCGTGCAGTGCGCGGTCGGCGTGGTGTGCCTGCCGTTCATCGCACCGCTAACCGCCGTGCATATCGGCCCGATGCAGTGGTTCTGGCTGGTCGGCATGGGCGTGCTACATACGGGGCTGTCGTATGTGCTGATCTACGGCGCGCTGCCCAAGCTCACCACGCCGGTGATTGCCGTGCTGCTGTTCGTGTATCCGCTGACGGCGATCGTCGTGGATGCGGTGGTGTACGGCCGCGCGCTGTCGATGCCGCAACTCGCGGGCATGGCGCTGATCGTGGTCGCGAGTCTGGGGGTGAATCTCGGCTGGCCGCTGTTGTCTTTGCTGCGCTCCGGCACGCGGACGCGGCGGCATGCGGATTGA
- a CDS encoding LysR family transcriptional regulator, whose protein sequence is MHPEFDVDLLRTFVAVVETGSFTKAATTVYRSQAAVSMQIKRLEAMLGTTLFARSTRSLSLTRPGNTLLEYARRVLALHEEAWSAIVRPEVTGRVVLGAPDDYVSSLLSPVLRRFSNLYPHVEIEIVCAQSTSLAPMLADNKIDLAFVTRDRKLRGEFVRSEPMVWAGASVDTPVLAVSPLPVGLYEPGCVARQHTLAALDGARIRYRAAFSSASLMGLVATVDAGLSVVALTRCSVPPRLAILGEAQGLPKIEPLEIVVARSAKSDRPTCDYLAAQMMQDLSLRGAKGVG, encoded by the coding sequence ATGCACCCCGAATTCGACGTCGATCTATTGCGCACTTTCGTCGCGGTGGTGGAAACGGGCAGCTTCACGAAGGCGGCGACGACCGTTTACCGGTCGCAGGCGGCGGTCAGCATGCAGATCAAGCGGCTCGAAGCCATGCTCGGCACGACGCTTTTCGCGCGCAGCACGCGCAGTCTTTCGCTGACGCGGCCAGGCAATACGCTGCTCGAATACGCCCGGCGCGTGCTGGCGCTGCACGAGGAAGCGTGGTCGGCGATCGTGCGGCCCGAAGTGACCGGACGCGTGGTGCTCGGCGCACCGGACGATTACGTGTCGTCGCTGCTGTCGCCGGTGTTGCGGCGCTTTTCGAATCTGTATCCGCATGTCGAGATCGAGATCGTCTGCGCGCAGAGCACGTCGCTCGCACCGATGCTGGCGGACAACAAGATCGATCTCGCTTTCGTCACGCGCGACCGCAAGCTGCGCGGCGAATTCGTGCGCAGTGAGCCGATGGTGTGGGCGGGGGCGTCGGTGGATACGCCGGTGCTGGCGGTGTCGCCGTTACCGGTCGGGCTGTACGAGCCGGGCTGTGTCGCGCGTCAGCATACGCTGGCGGCACTGGATGGCGCGCGCATCCGCTATCGCGCCGCGTTCAGCAGCGCCAGTCTGATGGGCCTGGTCGCGACCGTCGATGCGGGCTTGTCGGTGGTCGCGCTGACGCGTTGCAGCGTGCCGCCGCGCCTCGCGATTCTCGGCGAAGCGCAGGGCCTGCCGAAAATCGAGCCGCTGGAAATCGTGGTGGCGCGGAGTGCGAAATCGGATCGTCCGACCTGCGATTATCTGGCCGCGCAGATGATGCAGGACCTGTCGTTGCGAGGGGCGAAGGGCGTGGGTTAG
- a CDS encoding ABC transporter ATP-binding protein, producing the protein MSELRIRGLQKSFDGVPVLHGIDLSVERGTLLALLGPSGSGKTTLLRLLCGFERADSGSVEIDGQRVAGDNLHVPSEQRRIGYVPQEGALFPHLSVADNIVFGLPRSQRRARHRVAELLELVGLPANFGERAPQQLSGGQQQRVALARALAPSPTLVMLDEPFSSLDAALRLETRQAVASALAATGATAVLVTHDQSEALSLGHEVAVLWNGRLIQTATPETLYQRPVTPELASFVGEAVLLPGVVVQDRARCELGELPLAAPMNDGAVDVMLRPEQIRVLRDGEASMNGTAAYDAVVTGVTFQGQDAGVVLQLQSAARTMVRARVPGYLCPRPGEQVRLAVDGNVTAYPRG; encoded by the coding sequence ATGAGCGAACTTCGTATCCGCGGACTGCAAAAATCGTTCGACGGTGTGCCCGTGCTGCACGGTATCGATCTGTCCGTCGAACGCGGCACGCTGCTCGCGCTGCTCGGTCCGTCGGGCAGCGGCAAGACCACGTTGCTGCGTCTGCTGTGCGGCTTCGAACGCGCGGATAGCGGCAGCGTCGAGATCGACGGCCAGCGCGTGGCGGGCGACAACCTGCACGTGCCGTCCGAGCAGCGCCGCATCGGTTATGTGCCACAGGAAGGCGCGCTGTTTCCGCATCTGTCGGTCGCGGACAATATCGTGTTCGGCCTGCCGCGTTCGCAACGGCGCGCACGGCATCGGGTCGCGGAATTGCTCGAACTGGTCGGCCTGCCCGCTAACTTCGGCGAGCGCGCGCCGCAGCAGTTGTCGGGCGGACAGCAGCAGCGTGTGGCGTTGGCGCGCGCGCTGGCGCCGTCGCCGACCCTCGTGATGCTCGACGAGCCCTTTTCCTCGCTCGACGCCGCATTGCGGCTCGAAACCCGCCAGGCGGTAGCGAGCGCATTGGCCGCAACGGGCGCGACGGCGGTGCTGGTCACACACGATCAATCCGAGGCGCTGTCGCTCGGACATGAAGTCGCCGTGCTGTGGAACGGCCGGCTGATCCAGACCGCGACGCCCGAGACGCTGTACCAGCGGCCGGTAACGCCGGAGCTGGCATCGTTTGTCGGCGAGGCGGTGCTGTTGCCAGGCGTGGTCGTGCAGGATCGCGCGCGCTGCGAACTCGGCGAGTTGCCGCTGGCCGCGCCGATGAACGACGGCGCGGTCGACGTGATGCTGCGACCTGAGCAGATTCGCGTACTGCGCGACGGCGAAGCATCGATGAACGGCACGGCCGCCTACGACGCCGTGGTCACCGGCGTCACCTTCCAGGGGCAGGACGCAGGCGTCGTGCTGCAACTGCAATCCGCCGCGCGGACGATGGTGCGCGCACGCGTGCCGGGGTATCTGTGCCCGAGGCCCGGCGAGCAGGTGCGGCTTGCGGTGGACGGCAACGTGACCGCCTATCCACGCGGATAA
- a CDS encoding ABC transporter permease produces MSEALSAAPAAAPAVPARTRLRAPRGLFAAAALSALLVLLPIAFTFWRAASFGVGEAVDLIVRPLVGELLVNTVLITVATTLVCAVVGTAAAWFVERTHLPGRRAWAVLSAAPLAMPAFISSYAWVSLSEDLQDFNGALLVLSCAYFPLVYLPVAAALRGMDPALEESARALGCNRWTSFVRVVLPQLRPALLGGMLLVALGVLSEFGAFTLLRFRTFTTQIYAEFRTSFDGGGASLLACLLIVICLIVLAFEFRVRGAARYERVDRGTRRAVLRYELGAWRWVVVAGFALLTLTTLGVPLGMIGYWLTQPGAAAVTPADVSPELLLNATLSSLGFGLAAALLTTLLVVPLAFLLVRYPTRFATLFERTVFLAQGVPGLVIALAIVSLAVHALQPLYQSATLLVVAYAMLFMPLALVSVRAAFMQAQPRLEETARALGLSWSQTLFRVMLPLAGPGLGAAAAMVFISVVTELNATLLLSPLDTQTLATQVWADTSTMAFAAAAPYAALLTGISLFASGLLFALLGRSALLGERG; encoded by the coding sequence ATGAGCGAAGCCCTGTCAGCCGCTCCGGCGGCTGCTCCAGCCGTCCCGGCGCGCACCCGTTTGCGCGCGCCGCGCGGTCTGTTCGCGGCAGCAGCACTCAGCGCTTTGCTGGTGTTGCTGCCGATTGCGTTTACGTTCTGGCGCGCGGCGAGCTTCGGCGTCGGCGAGGCGGTCGATCTGATTGTCCGGCCGCTGGTCGGCGAGTTGCTAGTCAATACGGTGCTGATTACAGTCGCCACCACGCTGGTTTGCGCGGTGGTCGGGACGGCCGCCGCGTGGTTCGTCGAACGTACGCATTTGCCGGGACGCCGCGCGTGGGCCGTGCTCAGCGCCGCCCCGCTCGCGATGCCCGCGTTTATTTCGAGCTATGCGTGGGTGTCGCTCAGCGAGGATCTGCAGGATTTCAACGGCGCGTTGCTGGTGCTGAGTTGCGCGTATTTCCCGCTCGTTTATCTGCCGGTGGCCGCCGCTTTGCGCGGCATGGACCCGGCGCTCGAAGAAAGTGCGCGCGCGCTCGGCTGCAACCGCTGGACCAGTTTCGTTCGCGTGGTGCTGCCGCAATTGCGCCCCGCGCTGCTCGGCGGAATGCTGCTGGTGGCGCTCGGCGTGCTGTCCGAATTCGGCGCCTTCACGCTGCTGCGTTTTCGCACCTTCACCACGCAGATTTACGCGGAATTCCGCACCAGTTTCGACGGCGGCGGCGCTTCGCTGCTCGCGTGCCTGCTGATCGTGATCTGTCTGATCGTGCTTGCGTTCGAGTTTCGGGTACGCGGTGCGGCGCGCTATGAACGCGTCGATCGCGGCACGCGGCGCGCGGTACTTCGCTACGAACTCGGCGCGTGGCGCTGGGTCGTGGTCGCCGGTTTTGCGCTGCTCACCCTCACCACGCTAGGCGTGCCGCTCGGCATGATCGGTTACTGGCTCACCCAGCCGGGCGCGGCCGCGGTCACGCCCGCCGATGTGTCGCCCGAACTGCTGTTAAACGCCACTCTGTCGTCGCTCGGCTTCGGTCTTGCGGCCGCGCTGCTGACCACGCTGCTGGTGGTGCCGCTCGCGTTCCTTCTGGTGCGCTATCCGACGCGTTTCGCGACGCTGTTCGAGCGCACCGTGTTTCTCGCGCAGGGCGTGCCGGGGCTGGTGATCGCACTGGCTATCGTGTCGCTCGCGGTGCATGCGCTGCAGCCGTTGTATCAGAGCGCGACGCTGCTGGTGGTCGCGTACGCGATGCTGTTCATGCCGCTTGCGCTGGTCAGCGTGCGCGCCGCTTTCATGCAGGCTCAGCCGCGACTCGAGGAAACCGCGCGCGCGCTCGGTCTCAGCTGGTCGCAAACCCTGTTTCGCGTGATGCTGCCGCTCGCCGGTCCCGGACTCGGCGCTGCGGCGGCGATGGTGTTCATCTCGGTGGTCACCGAACTGAATGCGACACTGCTGCTGTCGCCACTCGATACGCAGACGCTCGCGACTCAGGTATGGGCCGATACATCCACGATGGCGTTCGCTGCCGCCGCGCCCTACGCAGCGTTGTTGACCGGCATTTCGCTGTTCGCGTCGGGGCTGCTGTTTGCGTTGCTGGGACGCTCGGCCTTGCTCGGTGAACGCGGATGA
- a CDS encoding iron ABC transporter substrate-binding protein, with amino-acid sequence MAYSWFGSRLRTLSSAAALSLTALATMPSAAHADSITLYNAQHEQVVNLLAKDFEKQSGISVKIRNGEGPAMAAQIVAEGPATPADVYFTENSPELMLLEEKGLLNKVDSATLATVPTRFSSPSGAWVAVTARENVLAYNTTKLQPSQLPQSLFDLAKPEWKGKIGIAPSDGDFLPLVSAVLALKGEAQTVQWLKGLKANAQIFDDDEGVVAAVNRGGVATGLINNYYWARLHAEIGDGKTRSAIYHFGNGDAGALVNVSGAAVLKSAHNPAGGQKFLAYLVSDRAQQLMANSHVMFEYPLHAGVAPDPILKPLADLSPPSLTIEQLGDDSQAGKLLRQAGLL; translated from the coding sequence ATGGCTTATTCCTGGTTTGGCAGCCGCCTGCGTACTCTGAGCAGCGCGGCCGCGCTCTCGCTGACCGCTCTCGCGACGATGCCGTCGGCGGCTCACGCCGACTCGATCACGCTGTACAACGCGCAGCACGAGCAGGTCGTGAATCTGCTCGCGAAAGACTTCGAAAAGCAGTCGGGCATTTCGGTGAAGATCCGCAACGGCGAAGGCCCGGCGATGGCCGCGCAGATCGTCGCGGAAGGCCCGGCGACACCCGCCGATGTGTACTTCACGGAAAACTCGCCGGAGTTGATGCTGCTCGAAGAAAAGGGGCTGCTGAACAAGGTGGATAGCGCAACGCTCGCCACGGTGCCGACGCGTTTCAGTTCGCCGAGCGGTGCATGGGTCGCGGTGACCGCACGTGAAAACGTGCTCGCGTACAACACGACGAAGCTGCAGCCGTCGCAACTGCCGCAATCGCTGTTCGATCTCGCGAAGCCGGAGTGGAAAGGCAAGATCGGCATTGCACCGAGCGATGGCGATTTCCTGCCGCTCGTCTCAGCCGTGCTCGCGCTGAAAGGCGAAGCGCAAACCGTGCAATGGCTCAAGGGCCTGAAAGCCAACGCGCAGATTTTCGACGACGACGAAGGCGTAGTGGCCGCAGTGAATCGCGGCGGCGTCGCGACGGGCCTGATCAACAACTACTACTGGGCGCGTCTGCATGCCGAAATCGGCGACGGCAAAACCCGTAGCGCGATCTATCACTTCGGCAACGGCGACGCCGGCGCACTCGTGAACGTGTCGGGCGCAGCGGTGCTGAAGTCCGCGCATAACCCGGCAGGCGGGCAGAAATTCCTCGCCTATCTCGTCAGCGATCGCGCGCAACAGTTGATGGCGAACAGCCACGTGATGTTCGAATATCCGCTGCACGCGGGCGTCGCGCCGGACCCGATCCTCAAGCCGCTGGCCGACCTGAGCCCGCCGTCGCTGACGATCGAGCAACTCGGTGACGACAGCCAGGCCGGCAAGCTGCTGCGCCAGGCCGGTCTGCTGTAA
- the efeB gene encoding iron uptake transporter deferrochelatase/peroxidase subunit translates to MANDQPPRPSRRGFLKAGGAAVAAGASLGAGLAASPDALAAQAAQLKSHAQAADPQLAVEPFFGPHQAGIVTPQQSHTYVAALDLTTDKRDDVIALLRSWTYAAARLTQGGTAAALPTGDAGDSKPAPDSGDVLGLGPNGLTITFGFGPGLFTKDGKDRYGLAARRPAALVDLPRFNGDQLIPEKTGGDIYIQACANDQQVAFHAVRQLSRLAYGTAAMRWGQSGFLSGPRGQTPRNLMGFKDGTNNPSTAKPDLMKEFVWAGASADAPWMEGGTYTVVRRIRITLEHWDNMELGFQEQVFGRHKYSGAPIGKKSEFDAVDLKEEDKDGNPVIPENSHVRLSNQASNDGAQILRRSYSYNDGTNFYIERWPPWRQETEYDAGLIFIAHQSDPRTGFIPINNRLAKFDMMNQFTTHVGSAIFAVPPGAKPGSYIGAGLFET, encoded by the coding sequence ATGGCAAACGACCAACCGCCGCGCCCGTCACGGCGCGGTTTTCTGAAGGCGGGCGGTGCGGCGGTAGCAGCCGGGGCAAGTCTCGGCGCGGGACTCGCCGCGTCGCCGGACGCACTGGCAGCCCAGGCCGCGCAACTGAAATCGCACGCGCAGGCCGCCGATCCGCAACTCGCCGTCGAACCGTTTTTCGGCCCGCATCAGGCGGGCATCGTCACGCCGCAGCAGAGCCACACGTACGTGGCCGCGCTCGATCTGACCACCGATAAACGCGACGACGTGATCGCGCTGCTGCGCAGCTGGACCTATGCAGCCGCTCGCCTGACGCAAGGGGGCACGGCCGCGGCATTGCCGACCGGCGACGCCGGCGACAGCAAGCCCGCGCCCGATTCCGGCGACGTGCTGGGCCTCGGCCCGAACGGTCTGACGATCACCTTCGGTTTCGGCCCCGGCCTCTTCACGAAAGACGGCAAGGACCGCTACGGCCTCGCCGCGCGCCGCCCTGCCGCGCTCGTCGATCTGCCGCGTTTTAACGGCGATCAGCTGATCCCCGAAAAGACCGGCGGCGATATCTACATCCAGGCTTGCGCGAACGATCAGCAGGTCGCGTTTCACGCGGTCCGGCAGTTGTCGCGCCTCGCTTACGGCACCGCCGCGATGCGCTGGGGCCAGTCCGGTTTCCTGTCGGGTCCGCGCGGTCAGACGCCGCGCAATCTGATGGGTTTCAAGGACGGCACCAACAACCCGTCCACCGCGAAACCGGACCTGATGAAAGAGTTCGTGTGGGCCGGCGCCAGCGCCGACGCGCCGTGGATGGAAGGCGGCACCTACACCGTCGTGCGCCGTATCCGCATCACGCTCGAGCACTGGGACAACATGGAACTCGGCTTCCAGGAACAGGTGTTCGGGCGTCACAAGTACAGCGGCGCGCCGATCGGCAAGAAGAGCGAATTCGACGCCGTGGACCTGAAGGAAGAAGACAAGGACGGCAATCCGGTAATCCCGGAAAACTCGCACGTGCGTCTGTCGAATCAGGCGAGCAACGACGGTGCGCAGATTCTGCGCCGCTCGTATTCGTATAACGACGGCACAAACTTCTACATCGAGCGCTGGCCGCCATGGCGTCAGGAGACGGAGTACGACGCGGGGCTGATTTTCATCGCGCACCAGAGCGACCCGCGCACCGGCTTCATTCCGATCAACAACCGGCTCGCGAAGTTCGACATGATGAACCAGTTCACGACTCACGTCGGCAGTGCGATCTTCGCGGTGCCGCCGGGGGCGAAGCCGGGTTCGTATATCGGCGCGGGGCTGTTCGAGACGTAA